A region from the Vicia villosa cultivar HV-30 ecotype Madison, WI linkage group LG3, Vvil1.0, whole genome shotgun sequence genome encodes:
- the LOC131660381 gene encoding transcription factor bHLH63-like, whose translation MLHCLNASGNLPTESCSSDITVLERQTERMKWQQHQQQDQGYFNGSMFRSSVQQVQKSQDLVALQIPPAISRTFSSPPVLVDAKFIDSRTEKENCSKKRKSEKAHHNHKLKVVGEIENKEKRIKLGAEDGESKITGYHSTKKNTNSNKNNKENCAAAEGTSNSKGNSKASENQKLDYIHVRARRGQATDSHSLAERVRREKISERMKYLQDLVPGCNKITGKAGMLDEIINYVQSLQRQVEFLSMKLATVNPRLDFNIDDLFEKEVFPTCDANATFQALGISSEMNNTNPYLQFNSPHQFVSYGGLEAGMNPIDMGLKRSISAPVPIPETFIDSSSFPQILPPTTWEGDFPNLYNMNFDQTRATSFPSQPQFFTGLVEASNLKIEMQ comes from the exons ATGTTGCACTGTTTGAATGCTTCCGGGAATTTACCTACTGAGAGTTGTTCATCCGACATAACAGTGCTGGAAAGACAAACCGAAAGAATGAAGtggcaacaacatcaacaacaagatcAAGGTTACTTCAATGGTTCCATGTTTCGTTCTTCTGTTCAACAAGTTCAGAAATCTCAAGATTTAGTGGCTCTTCAAATTCCACCTGCAATTTCAAGAACTTTTAGTTCTCCACCTGTTCTCGTCGATGCTAAATTCATTGATTCTAGGACCGAGAAAGAGAATTGTTCTAAGAAGAGGAAATCGGAAAAGGCACATCATAATCATAAGCTCAAG GTTGTTGGTGAAATTGAGAACAAAGAAAAGAGGATTAAACTAGGTGCTGAAGACGGTGAATCGAAAATCACAGGGTACCATAGCACAAAAAAGAATACAAATAGCAACAAGAACAACAAGGAAAACTGTGCAGCAGCAGAAGGTACTTCAAACTCAAAGGGAAATTCAAAAGCTTCTGAAAATCAAAAGCTTGACTACATTCATGTTCGAGCACGTCGCGGCCAAGCCACTGATAGTCATAGCTTAGCCGAAAGA GTTAGAagggaaaagattagtgaaagaaTGAAGTATTTGCAAGATTTAGTACCAGGATGCAACAAAATTACAGGAAAAGCTGGAATGCTTGATGAAATTATCAATTATGTTCAGTCTCTTCAAAGACAAGTTGAG TTTTTGTCAATGAAATTAGCTACTGTGAATCCAAGGCTTGATTTCAAcattgatgatttgtttgaaaaagaG GTGTTTCCAACTTGTGATGCAAATGCAACTTTTCAAGCCTTGGGAATTTCATCAGAAATGAATAATACCAATCCATATCTTCAGTTCAATTCaccacatcaatttgtttcttatgGTGGATTAGAGGCTGGAATGAACCCTATAGATATGGGGCTAAAGAGGAGCATAAGCGCCCCTGTACCCATTCCTGAGACTTTTattgattcttcttctttcccT CAAATTCTACCTCCTACAACATGGGAAGGTGATTTCCCTAACCTATACAACATGAATTTTGATCAAACAAGAGCGACATCTTTTCCTTCTCAACCTCAGTTTTTCACAG